The DNA window ATTTATGAATTGGATGACAATCTAAAACCGATACGGAGTTACTATCTCGGAAACCCGGCTGAAATTCAGGAAGCGATGCAAAACGTAGCCAACCAAGGTAAATCGTCGGCTTAAATGTTCATTTATTCAAAAATGGGTGTAGCTTGTACACTATTTCGAATAAAACTCATCTATCCGGAAGTTCATACGTTTAATTTAATCCATACAAAACGCGTTCGATCAGCACTAGCAGCTTGCACTCTGATTCTTTTTTGCTCACCAACGGCATTTGCGAACAACCAGGAAAATCTCAAGCTACTGCGTGAGCGCATCCAGTCGCTGCAAAAGGACTTGGTAGATAAAGAAGCGCTAAAACAAGATACAACAAATGTATTACAGGATACGGAGCGTGCTATCAATAGCATTGCGCAAAAAATGGCTAAACTTATCGAGCATGACCGGCAAGCTGTCGAAGAATACAAATTGCTGCAAATACGGCACAAAAAAATAAGCGATGAAATTGAAATTGAGCGGAGCCAGTTAGACAGATTGCTCTATCAGCAATATATCGGTGGACAACAAGATTACTTGCGATTGGTGTTGAATCAGAAAAACCCCCACCAGATTGCGCGCGATGTTTATTATTACCAGCAATTTTCGCAAGCTCGCGCCAATAGCATCAAAAATCTTCAGCATAATCAGAATGAAATTGAAACTCTGACGCAAGTCAGCCGTCAAAAAAAAGACAAAATTGCCGTTATCCAGGCAGAATATTTCGATCAGCGCAAAAAACTTGAACAAGAGAAAGCCAAGCACAAAACGATCCTCGTGCAATTATCCAATCAAATCAGCCAGCAACAACAAGAATTAAATAAGCTCGAAAAAGATGAAAAGCGCCTAACAAACTTAGTAAATGAGATTAATCAACTACTTGTTCAAGAAAAATCCAAAGATGCAGTAATTAACAACAAGCTTCCTGATACTTCCGCTACTGGTGTCGCATTTTCAACATTAAAGGGCAAATTAAATTTGCCGGTGCGCGGGAAACTTGTAAACACATTTGGTGGTCAACGTGCAGGTAAGCATGTGACATGGAAAGGTTTATTTATACAGTCACCGGATGGTGGTGAAGTTAAAGCGATTTCCGCGGGTCGAGTCGTATTTGCGGATTGGCTGAGAGGTTTCGGTAATTTGATAATTTTGGATCATGGAAACAACTATATGAGCCTATATGGCAATAATGCAACACTTCACAAACAAGTAGGCGATACTATTCGCGGTGGCGATACGATTGCAACTGTTGGAAATAGCAGTGGAAATACCGATTCAGGCCTATACTTTGAGCTTCGTCACGGGGGAAAGCCGTTTGACCCGTTGACGTGGATAAAAATAGAATGAACAGAGCAGCAGCCATTTACATAAATTTGACCAGTGCGGAGATAGCAAAATGAGTAACGTAATCAAAAAAACAGGTTTAATTCTGGTTGGTGCAATCGCTGGCATAATGCTCAGTTTGAATTTCTCCGCTATTGCCAAGAAAGATAATATTGAGGCAATTCATCCGCTACCCATCGAGGAATTACGGACATTTGCACAGGTATTCGGGCGTATCAAAAGCGATTATGTCGAATCGGTAGAAGACAAAAAGCTGATTACCGAAGCTATCAATGGCATGCTGATCGGACTGGATCCGCATTCCTCCTATCTCGATAAAGACGAATATAAAGAGCTGCAAATTGGCACTCAAGGCGAGTTCGGCGGATTAGGTATTCAGGTCACGATGGAAGACGGTGTCGTAAAAGTCATATCGCCGATTGAAGACACACCGGCATTCCGTGCAGGAATTAAAACCGGTGATCTGATCGTCAAATTGGATGATACTGTCGTCAAGGGGATGACACTGAACGATGCAATCAAGCTCATGCGCGGCAAACCCAATACCTCGATCAAGATCACGATTGTACGGGAAGGAGAAACGGAACCGCTGGTTTTCAATCTGGTGCGCGACATCATCAAAATCCAAAGTGTTAAATCGAAAATGATCGAACCCGGTTATGCGTATATCCGCATCACGCAATTCCAGGAGCAAACCGGCGAGAATCTGGCGCAAGCCATCAAAACACTTTTTGCCGGAAGTAACGGTACGATGAAAGGATTGATATTGGATCTGCGCAATGATCCGGGTGGATTACTCAACGGCGCCGTTGCCGTATCAGCCGCTTTTCTGCCGGAAAATGCTTTGGTCGTTTACACCGAAGGACGCAGCCCCGATGCCAAAATGAAATTGCACGCCAACCCGGAATATTATTTGCGCGGACCGGATGAAGATTATCTGAAAGGATTGCCTGCCGAAGTTAAAACGGTACCCATGATCACGCTGGTCAATGGCGGTTCTGCTTCCGCATCGGAAATCGTTGCAGGCGCCTTACAGGATCATAAACGTTCTATCGTCATGGGATCGCAAACATTTGGCAAAGGATCGGTGCAAACCATTCTGCCATTGGGAAACAATACCGCGATCAAACTGACGACAGCGCGCTATTACACGCCCAATGGTCAATCTATCCAGGCACAAGGTATTACGCCCGACATTCTGGACGAAGCCGACAGCGGTGATGAGCAACGTTTGCGGGAAGCAGATTTAAACCGACACCTGTCGAATGGCAAAAAAACGGAGAAAAAAGCTGCTTCCGAAGCTGAAAAAGCAGCACTGAAACCAACCGGCGAGAAAAAAGAGAAGAAAGAAAAGGCAGAGAAGAAAAACAAAGACAAAAATAAAGCACCCATGGAATTCGGCTCCGAGGAAGATCTTTTGCTGAAGCAAGCCATGAATTACTTCAAAGGCATTATCGCATCACCTGAGAAAAAACAGACTGAGAAAAGCGAAAGCTAATCACAAGGCTTGTGGATGATCATCAGTTACTGCGGTATAGCCGTCACATCCTGCTTCCGCAAATTGACATTGCGGGGCAGGAAAAACTCAATCAATCTCATGTATTAATCATCGGCGCCGGCGGATTAGGCTCTCCCGCCGCCTTATATCTTGCGGCGAGCGGCATTGGCAAGCTGACGATTTGCGATGGCGATCAGGTTGACTTGACCAATCTGCAACGTCAGATCATGCATGACAGCGGCTCCATCGGTATGGAAAAAACGCTATCGGCTAAACAAGCGCTTCTCAGAGTCAATCCCGGAATCGATATCACGGCCATTCAAGCACGCGTCGATGCTGAGAAACTGTCGTTACTTGTGCCGCAAGCCGATGCCGTCATTGATGCCAGTGATAATTTCAGTACACGTCATGACGTTAATCAAGCGTGCATCACCTATAAAAAACCGCTGATCTCCGGTGCTGCGGTGCAGTTTTCCGGCCAAGTCAGCGTGTTTGATTTACGCCATGACGACAGCCCTTGTTACCACTGCTTATTTCCCGTTGACGGCGATCAGGAAGACATGCCGTGCGCCATCATGGGCGTATTTTCACCGGTAGTCGGCATCATCGGCAGCATGCAAGCGGCGGAAGCACTCAAAATTCTGCTGAATATTGGCGAAAATCTGAATGGGCGCCTGCTTCTGTTAGATAGTCTCGCAATGAACTGGCGCTCCATCCGGCTAAACAAAGATCCTGCTTGCCCCGTGTGCCGGTCGCAGCAGCCAGTAAAGAATACATGCAATGAGTAACTAAAGTAGCTCACGCGGCAGCACAATCAACCGTTGCACTTCCCAATTAGCCAGCGGATCGCGCCGGAATTCACTTTTTACAAACTGATACCAGCGGCCAATCACAAAGCACATGAGCAAATTCGCCTGCGCTGCTATATCCGCGTCCAGTTTCAATTGTTGCTCACTGACCGCAAATCGTAATACTTGCTTAAAAGTAGCTTCAAGACGATCATGCAACTGCTGGATGCGCGATTGCAAGTGATCATGCTCATTCACTAGCGCATCGCCAATCAGAATCCGCGTCATGCCCGGATTTTTTTGCGAGAAACCTAATAATAGCAGTAACAAGCTCTCAATCTGTTTGGTACTCGACTGTTCTTCTTGCAGAATTTTATTGATCAGTACAAACAATGTCTTCTCAATAAATTCAATTAAAGCCGCAAACATGTGCGACTTATTGGAAAAGCAGCGATAGATCGCAGATGCCGAGATTCCCGACTGCTTTGCCAACGCAGCCGTGGTAATTTTAATTCTGTGCGGATGTTCCAGCAAACAAGCCAGCGCCTGCAAGATTCGATCCTCTCTTTCACTTGGTTTGATTGGTTGATTCGAATGTTTCAATTATTTGGCCGCAAACATAACAAAAACGATTGCAGAAATATAACGAAATTAATAAACCAGCGCGAGTACTAATCTATCCCATCACTAATTCTCCATGCGTCATTCTTTCCAGTAAGTATTTATAATTATGGGCACCTCTAATAACCCGGATTTTTGGTGAATCCTGCTGCGCAACGATGTAGGCGAGCGATTTTGGTTCGATTTCTTCGGTAAATTACGGCATTTCCAATGCGGTGTTGCCCCGTGTCTGCCTCGAATCGCCTTGGGCTTCGGCGATTCGTCCCAATTCGGGCGTCAGAAGGCTTTAATTCCGGCTTTGCGGAAATAAACAAGCCGCTTCAGGTTGTAGCAGGCCGCCATCATCGTCATAGCGAAGCTAGCCCGCTTCTCACCGATCGTGCGGATTATCTTGCCGCCCATCTGCGTGATGGCGGCGAAGACGTGCTCGACACGGGCACGAGTCTTGGCGATCCGGTGATTGCGCCGCTGCTGGCATTCGGATAACGGCTTGTTCCGCTTGCCCTTGCGCTGGATCTGGTTGCGAAAGCCGTTCTCCTTGAGCCAGGCTTGGCGCGCCTCGGATGGGTAGCCCCGGTCGGCATACACGTCCCGCTTCATGTTCAGTGTATCAAAGACGGTGTCGAAGCCCTGACTGTCGTGCGTGCTGGCAGTGTCGGTCTCGATCTTGCGGATAATCTTGTACTTCTTGTCGATGTTGATCGAGAGCTTGTAGCCGAAGATGCTCTTGCCATGCTTCTTCGTCCAAGTCGCGTCGATGTCCTTCTGGCGCCGCTTCGCAGGCTTCCAGTCAGCGGGCGTCGCACTTTGCTCAATCAGTTCCTTCTCGCCACGGCTGTTGTGTTGCTTGGGCGCAGGCACCAGCGTGGCGTCGATGATCTGGCCGCCCCGTGCGATGAAGCCCTTCTTCAATAATTGCGAGGACACGCCATCGAACAACGCCTTCGCACCCGCTTCACCAATCCGGTTCTCAAATGTCCATACCGTAGTGCGGTCCGGAATGTTCGTTGCGTTCGCGAGTCCGCAGAAACGCTTGTAGCTCATGCGATCGAGCAACTGGTACTCCATCTGCTCGTCTGACAGGTTGTACAGCCGCTTCAACACCAGAATACGCACCATCGTTTCAGTGGGGTACGGCGGACGCCCTCCCTGAGGACTGACCAACCGCGGCGCAATCGCATCAACCTTGGCCGCCAATGCCGAAAAGTTAATGTGCGACTCGATATCAGCCAATGGGTCCCCCAGCGAGTCAATCTTCTGGCGGTGGTGTTCTTCAGCAAACAGGTCGGTCTTAATGGCGCTACGCAGTTTCATCGGGTCGGGCAGCTACAAAATTCATGATATTGTGATTTTACTAAAAACCAGTAAAGGGAGGTTCTTCGAGGTACCCTTATTTGAATTCAACGTACACAGCCACGCAATGCAAACTAGACCTGTTCACCTCAAACACGCTAGAATTGCTACTTTTTTGGGTTCGAGCGCATGCATACGTGGCGAAGGGTGTCATCCGGTGCTAAAACACCGATCGCACTAACCATAGGCAATTTTGATGGTATCCATCTCGGTCACCAAGCCATGCTTTCTCGTTTGAAAGATGCCGCCAGCCGATTAGGACTTCCTGCCTGTGTCATGACTTTCGAGCCTCATCCGCGCGAGTTTTTCGCTCCTGACCAAGCGCCTATCCGTCTGACCAGCATGCGGGAAAAGTTAACCTGCTTGATCCAAGCGGAAGTTGATTGTATCCACATTTGCCGTTTCAATTATGACTTTGCCAGAATCGGCGCGGAGCAATTTATCGCAGACATCCTGAAAAAGGAACTTGCCGTACGCTGGCTGCTGGTAGGCGATGACTTCCGTTTTGGCGCGCGCCGCGCCGGTGACTTTGCCATGTTGCAAGCGTTATCCGCGGAAAATAATTTTACCGTCGCAGCCACGCCGAGCGTCACTATCGACGGTCAGCGCGTTTCCAGTACCGCGATACGTGAAGCGCTGGCCAGTGGCGATCTGAATAAAGCCGGGAAATTGCTCGGCAGACCCTACAGCATCAGCGGACGGGTAGTCGATGGGGATAAGTTAGGCAAACAACTTGGATTTCCGACCGCAAATATTCAACTGAAACATAATCGTCCGCCGTTGTCGGGAATTTTCGCCGTTTCGGTCTGCGGTGCCATTTATGCTTCGCCCGTCACTCCACTGCCTGGTGTTGCCAGTCTGGGCGTGCGGCCGACAACGCATGACAATGGCAAGCCTGTGCTGGAAGTGCATTTGTTCGATTTCAACCAAGAAATTTACGGACAGCATTTGCAAGTTAATTTTCTGCACAAATTGCGCGATGAAGAAAAATACAGGGATATCGACACACTCATCCGGCAGATCGAGCAAGATGTCGCCCAAGCTAAAAGCTTCTTCACGACGACTCCAATCCATTCCAATAGCATGTGCAACGTCCTTTAACTAATTCATCGTAACTTTCATGACTGATTATAAGAAAACGCTCAATTTACTCGACACACCGTTTCCGATGCGCGGCAATCTGGCCAGCCGCGAACCGGGTATGCTGAAAGCCTGGCAGGAAAAAAATCTGTATCAAAAAATCCGCACCGCCAGCAAAGGACGCCCCAAATTCATTCTGCATGATGGCCCGCCTTATGCCAATGGCGACATTCACATCGGTCATGCCGTCAATAAAATCCTCAAGGACATCATCGTCAAGAGCAAAACACTAGCCGGCTTTGATGCGCCCTACGTGCCCGGCTGGGATTGTCACGGCCTGCCCATTGAGCACCAAATCGAGAAAAAACACGGTAAGCATCTGCCTGCCGATAAAGTGCGCGAACTTTGCCGTGCTTTTGCCAAGGAACAAGTCGAGCGTCAAAAAGCCGATTTCATCCGTCTGGGCGTGCTGGGTGACTGGGATAATCCGTATCTCACGATGAATTTCAAAACCGAAGCCGGCATTATCCGCGCATTGG is part of the Gammaproteobacteria bacterium genome and encodes:
- a CDS encoding S41 family peptidase; protein product: MSNVIKKTGLILVGAIAGIMLSLNFSAIAKKDNIEAIHPLPIEELRTFAQVFGRIKSDYVESVEDKKLITEAINGMLIGLDPHSSYLDKDEYKELQIGTQGEFGGLGIQVTMEDGVVKVISPIEDTPAFRAGIKTGDLIVKLDDTVVKGMTLNDAIKLMRGKPNTSIKITIVREGETEPLVFNLVRDIIKIQSVKSKMIEPGYAYIRITQFQEQTGENLAQAIKTLFAGSNGTMKGLILDLRNDPGGLLNGAVAVSAAFLPENALVVYTEGRSPDAKMKLHANPEYYLRGPDEDYLKGLPAEVKTVPMITLVNGGSASASEIVAGALQDHKRSIVMGSQTFGKGSVQTILPLGNNTAIKLTTARYYTPNGQSIQAQGITPDILDEADSGDEQRLREADLNRHLSNGKKTEKKAASEAEKAALKPTGEKKEKKEKAEKKNKDKNKAPMEFGSEEDLLLKQAMNYFKGIIASPEKKQTEKSES
- the moeB gene encoding molybdopterin-synthase adenylyltransferase MoeB, which gives rise to MDDHQLLRYSRHILLPQIDIAGQEKLNQSHVLIIGAGGLGSPAALYLAASGIGKLTICDGDQVDLTNLQRQIMHDSGSIGMEKTLSAKQALLRVNPGIDITAIQARVDAEKLSLLVPQADAVIDASDNFSTRHDVNQACITYKKPLISGAAVQFSGQVSVFDLRHDDSPCYHCLFPVDGDQEDMPCAIMGVFSPVVGIIGSMQAAEALKILLNIGENLNGRLLLLDSLAMNWRSIRLNKDPACPVCRSQQPVKNTCNE
- the slmA gene encoding nucleoid occlusion factor SlmA, which produces MKHSNQPIKPSEREDRILQALACLLEHPHRIKITTAALAKQSGISASAIYRCFSNKSHMFAALIEFIEKTLFVLINKILQEEQSSTKQIESLLLLLLGFSQKNPGMTRILIGDALVNEHDHLQSRIQQLHDRLEATFKQVLRFAVSEQQLKLDADIAAQANLLMCFVIGRWYQFVKSEFRRDPLANWEVQRLIVLPRELL
- a CDS encoding bifunctional riboflavin kinase/FAD synthetase yields the protein MHTWRRVSSGAKTPIALTIGNFDGIHLGHQAMLSRLKDAASRLGLPACVMTFEPHPREFFAPDQAPIRLTSMREKLTCLIQAEVDCIHICRFNYDFARIGAEQFIADILKKELAVRWLLVGDDFRFGARRAGDFAMLQALSAENNFTVAATPSVTIDGQRVSSTAIREALASGDLNKAGKLLGRPYSISGRVVDGDKLGKQLGFPTANIQLKHNRPPLSGIFAVSVCGAIYASPVTPLPGVASLGVRPTTHDNGKPVLEVHLFDFNQEIYGQHLQVNFLHKLRDEEKYRDIDTLIRQIEQDVAQAKSFFTTTPIHSNSMCNVL
- a CDS encoding peptidoglycan DD-metalloendopeptidase family protein; its protein translation is MGVACTLFRIKLIYPEVHTFNLIHTKRVRSALAACTLILFCSPTAFANNQENLKLLRERIQSLQKDLVDKEALKQDTTNVLQDTERAINSIAQKMAKLIEHDRQAVEEYKLLQIRHKKISDEIEIERSQLDRLLYQQYIGGQQDYLRLVLNQKNPHQIARDVYYYQQFSQARANSIKNLQHNQNEIETLTQVSRQKKDKIAVIQAEYFDQRKKLEQEKAKHKTILVQLSNQISQQQQELNKLEKDEKRLTNLVNEINQLLVQEKSKDAVINNKLPDTSATGVAFSTLKGKLNLPVRGKLVNTFGGQRAGKHVTWKGLFIQSPDGGEVKAISAGRVVFADWLRGFGNLIILDHGNNYMSLYGNNATLHKQVGDTIRGGDTIATVGNSSGNTDSGLYFELRHGGKPFDPLTWIKIE
- a CDS encoding IS5 family transposase, with protein sequence MKLRSAIKTDLFAEEHHRQKIDSLGDPLADIESHINFSALAAKVDAIAPRLVSPQGGRPPYPTETMVRILVLKRLYNLSDEQMEYQLLDRMSYKRFCGLANATNIPDRTTVWTFENRIGEAGAKALFDGVSSQLLKKGFIARGGQIIDATLVPAPKQHNSRGEKELIEQSATPADWKPAKRRQKDIDATWTKKHGKSIFGYKLSINIDKKYKIIRKIETDTASTHDSQGFDTVFDTLNMKRDVYADRGYPSEARQAWLKENGFRNQIQRKGKRNKPLSECQQRRNHRIAKTRARVEHVFAAITQMGGKIIRTIGEKRASFAMTMMAACYNLKRLVYFRKAGIKAF